caaacaaaactccccctgaattattgttggtatggacggcacccgagtattcggctagtcgtggagtgtgattgatcggtggtggggagtcaaaactttacttttctgtttgggaaccgcctatagtatgtttagcatggaagatggtgaaaactcttggtcattgcgttgaatgaaagcatgccacccaaaattatttatctctgtcttcaaagcttgagctctggcacgtctgcaaatcgatgcttccctttgcgaagggcctatctatttatgtttctgttgagtcatcctcttcttataaaagcaccaattagagagcaactatgtcattcttatgctttgcttttaattgatattgagtatgactgtgactggatcttctttgccatgaattacaatgttcggtcagcccttggtctttgaaggtgctctgcatttatgttttgcggtctcagaaagagctagcgagataccatctgttcatactgcttcatgattgttttgattgaagtgttgacgtttgaaacttatcattattgctcgctagttgattatgccattgatatgagtttaccatcagacctagatgtcattgcttatgtggtttgcttatgatcttgttgaaattctgaatatgagttagacgtaattgcaacaacaagatcaaatagagttcgtaaaagtttttcttttgtctctttcagtttgtcaactgaattgcttgaggacaagcaaggctttaagcttgggggagttgatacgtctccatcgtatctacttttccaaactcttttgcccttgttttggactctaatttgcatgatttgaatggaactaacccagactaacactgttttcaacagaattgccatggtgttgtttttgcgcagaaataaaagttctcggaatgacctgaaaatttaggaggattttttgtgaaatatataaaaaatactggcgcaagaatcaaccggaggggtggagagaggagcccacaagcccaccagacgcgacccccctggccgcgcctagcaggcttgtggggccctcggagctctaccgcctccaattccagctctatttagtccctttcgttcggaaaaaaatcaacgaggagagttcattgcgttttacgatatggaggcgccgccaccacctgttcttcctctggagggcagatctggagtctgttctaggcttgggagaggggagatcgtcgccatcgtcatcaccaaccttccttcatcgccaattccatgatgctcttcaccgttcgtgagtaatctcattttaggcttgatggacggtgatgggttggatgagatctatcatgtaatcgagttagttttgacggggattgatccctagtatccactatgttctgagattgatgttgctactactttgccatgcttaatgcttgtcactagggcccgagtgccatgatttcagatctgaacctattatgttgtcgccaatatatgtgtctttTAGATTCTACCTTTcaagttttagtcacctactatgtgttatgacccagcaaccccgaagtgacaatagccggaaccactcccggagatgaccatagtatgaggagttcatgtattcaccacgtgttaatgcattggtccggttctttattaaaaggagaagcttaatatcccgtagtttccattaggaccccgctgccacgggagggatggacaatagatgtcatgcaagttcttttccctaagcacgtatgactacatacggaatacatgcctacattacattgacgaactggagctagttacatatctccccgtgttataactattgcatgatgaatatcatccggcataattatccatcaccgatccaatgcctacgagtttttcctactggtccttgctacgttactttgtcgctactgctgtcactgccgctactgttactgtgccgctactgctgtcactgctactattactgttgctactattgctatcacaccaccttgctactgatactttggtgcagatactaagtctttcaggtgtggttgaatttacaactcaactgctaatactcgagaatattcttttgcttccccttgtgtcgaatcaacaaatttgggtcgaatactctaccctcgaaaactgttgcgatcccctatacttgtgggttatcaaaagcCATCGCGGCGGCCGCCACTCAGCAGCAGGTCACCAACGCCCGCGTCGCGGCGGCAACGAGGGAGACGCTATGCATGTTGGGGTTAAACCCTAGCGAGCACGACCTCGTCAACGCCGACATGGCCTCCACGGTCAGCACCGGCTCACCCGCCTTCCCTCGGGCGTTGCTGCCCGACTCGCCCCGCGCATCGTCTTGCAACCTGGTGCCAGGCTTCCACGTCTACCCGCCGGCCTCCCGCCTCTCGGGGGAGTGCTCGCCCGAGGTGAGCGTGGTCGCGCCTTCCACGCCCGCGCCCACGACCATCGACCTCAACTCCACACCAATGGCCGGTGGCCCGTCATCCGGAGGCGTGAGGAAACGTGCGAGGCAAACGCCATCCGACCAGCTGCCGGGCGCGCGCAACCTGTTCGACGAAATGTTGGCCGACGACGACTACATGCAGAACATGATATTCGAGGGTGGTGCGCAGGCCGCTGGCTTCGATCCCGACGAGACACAAAGCCAGGATGGCCGAGGCTACAATGAATATCAGGTTGCCTTCATGCGTGATCAGGTCGGCGTCGGCCTGGACCTGGACGGCTTCCCTCTCGATCATGAGTTCCCCGAGGCCTACGGGCTAGAGGAAGAGGACGAGTGCGACATCGAAGCACAACCTTTGTTTGAGGACGATCTCGCCAACCAAGTGGATGGGACGGCaccgaagcacaagagcaagcagACCAAGGCATACACGACGGCCGAGGACAAGCTTCTTTGTGAGTGTTGGAGAGACATTGGGTAAGACCCCAAGACGGGCGCCGAACAAAAGCATTCAACCTTTTGGATTCGTGTTCACTGTGAGTTCCATGAGCGCAAGAAGTTTCCGCTGTATCAAATAGCAAGCGCGCGCGGGTGGGTGTCCATTTCGAAGTGTTGGAGGGTGATCCAACTAGAGTGCAACAAGTTTTCTGCCACTCTTGAGAGCGTCAAGGCCCGCCCCGTGAGCGGCATCGGTGTGCAAGACATGGTATGCTAGCAAGCCGCCCTCTTTTTATGTCATCATGTACATGCTTTTGCATATCAATTTGtcaatatgcttgcatgaaaTACATTTGTAGGCATTTCAAGCGCTGGAGGCATTCAAGGTCCAACACAATGGCAAGTGCTTCAACCTCTCCCATTGCTTTAGGGTGATAAAAGacgaggagaagttcaaggcgcAATATGCCGGCCTCAAGTAGCGTGGTGGGAAGCAAGCCGTGAAGGAGGTTGGGGACGGCGGAAAGGCTCGACCGAGGGggaagaccaactccaagaaggaggacaagcaGGATGCGGCATCGATCGCCTTGATCGCAACCGCGGAGGGCATGATCACCAAAAACGACTCAAGGGAGGAGAAGCGCCGGCGAGAAAGAGAAGAGCAAATAAACGCCTTCTTGGAGCtccaaaggaggaggcttgacATGGAGGCGGATAAGCAAGCACGGATGCTTgagatgaaggcggagaagcaagccaagatgctagaGATCGATGCCGCCAACGCCAAGACCAAGGCCAAAGAAGTGGCTCTCGCGAGCTTGATGACCGGGGTCGAGATCATGAAAGTGGATCTCAAGACCGTGTCGCCAAGGAAGAGGccgtggttcgagaagatgcaggccAACATGCTCAAGTTCGACAACAAGTGATCTATGGCGGTGAGCGCCATATTTTTTGGATGCCACCAGGCGTGCTGGCATGACCATGGGGGCGCAATGACGTGGTCGAACTCAAGTCTCACCTTTTTGTGTGTTGGTGCTATTTTTTGAGGTCGGCATTGTATGCCGGCGCTGGCATATTGCTGGCATGAAACATGGCCGCTGACATGAAACATGGCCGCTTCTGATTATCGGCCGCGAGtcttttttttaaatatgttgattacGGACATGAAATGGATCGGTGTGTTGGACGCACTGGCGACACAAATCTAAAACAGGACAGATGCCGGACGAGCGGTCGACCCAAACGGATAAGAAACGGACAAATTCATCGTCCGTTTGAGTTGgcccattggagttgctcttacacAATTGCTACACTAGCGGAAGAAcatgtttttttttttgagaaagaaGAACATGGACTCATGTTGTTGACCCTGTACTGTATCACGAAGACTGCACGTCCGTTACAGGACCTAAACATgctagctagttggttaagcgtgCACACATCCGGGGGCAGTTTGGGAAGGCGCAACCGATTCCTATGTGGGTCTGTGCGTTTAAAAGGTCTAGAGCTAGGCCACAATAGCCATCAGAAGCTCAGAACTACCACGACTCGGGGACGGGGTCCGGTGCTCTTCGTCTGATCAATCTCGTCCGCGTTTCTTGTACATTGGGGCCAAAGATGGCAAGGTCAGCCAtgtccgggctagtgctcctgctTCTATGTGCGACCTGCAGATTGGCGCTAGGAATCACCGATGGTAACGTCCTGATTTTATTGTTTCTGACGTTACTCATCTGTTAAACTTGCGGGGTGGATGTTTCTTGACCTGAGCTGATGAGTTGGATGGTGTGGTCTCTCTCAGGGCTGCTGGCGAACGGCAACTTCGAGCGCGGGCCGCAGCCGTCGCAGCTGCGCGGGACGCAGGTGGTGGGCGCGTCGTCGATCCCGTCGTGGCGGACGTCGGGGTTCGTGGAGTACATCCCGTCGGGGCAAAAGCAGGGGGACATGGTGCTGGTCGTCCCCGAGGGCGCCTACGCCGTGCGCCTGGGCAACGAGGCGTCCATCGCGCAGCGTCTCCGCGGCGCGGTCCCCGGTGCGCGCTACAGCCTCACCTTCAGCGCGGCGAGGACGTGCGCGCAGGCGGAGCGGCTTAACGTGTCCGCGTCCGGCCAGTCGGGTGTGCTGGTCATGCAGACCATGTACAGCAGCAACGGCTGGGACTCCTACTCCTGGGCCTGGGACGCCAGCGCCGACGAGGTCGAGGTTGTCGTCCACAACCCCGGCGTCACCGAGGACCCCGCCTGCGGCCCCCTCATCGACTCCGTCGCCATCAAGACCCTCACCCCGCCTCGCCGCACCAACAGTGAGCACTCGTGCAATCTGTGTCTCTGTCATGGTCTAATTCCGTTCCTACGCCGTGTAAGTGTAAATATCGGTGGTGACCACCTGTAGAGAACCTGGTGAAGAATGGTGATTTCGAGGAGGGGCCATACATCATCCCCGGGACAAAGTGGGGGGTGCTGATCCCGTCGCGGACGGTGGACGAGCACTCGCCGCTGCCGGGGTGGATGGTGGAGTCGCTCAAGGCCGTCAAGTACATCGACAGCGACCACTTCGCGGTGCCGCGGGGGCGTCGGGCCGTGGAGCTGCTGGCCGGGAGGGAGAGCGCCATCGCGCAGGTGATCCGCACCGTGCCGGGGAAGCAGTACGCGCTGTCCTTCAGCGTGGGCGACGCCAGCAACACATGCCGCGGCTCGCTCATGGTGGAGGCCTACGCCGGCAGGGAGTCGGCCAAGGTGCCGTACGAGTCGGCGGGGCAGGGCGGCGCCGCCAAGCGTGCCGTGCTCCCGTTCCGCGCCACGTCGCCTCGCACGCGCGTCGTCTTCTTCAGCTCATTCTACAACACCAGGACCGACGACATGAGCTCGCTCTGCGGGCCGGTGATCGACGACGTCGCAGTCGTCAGCGTGCGCGCGCGGCACCCAAAGCGCGCCTAGAAGGCTGAGCTAGCTGGCCATACAGTGTGCTGGGTGCACggcgttgttgttgctgctgctgctgcatccGTGTTAATTAGGCAGCTGTTCACTGCTTGGGCGCTCAAACTGCTCATTGAGCTTGAATGTGCACGAAGGAATTCGTCAGGAACTTGGAAGACGTTAACTGCACATGTGCGTTCATACTTGACTGCCACTGCCAGATCCCACTTCGCACCCTATGCGCGCATACTAGTCGTACTTTGTGCTTGCTTCtcggattttttcactgttttaacctttttaatAAAATTGTACACAAAATGAACCTGGTTTAAAAGGATTTTACGATCTAATCTTTTTGAAACGCCATAAGCCGTGGCGTTTCTGCCACTATAAAACATCAGTCTAGCGAGGCGTTTCATGGCACCACCATAACGCCAGTCCACCGTGACGTTGCAGACCACCGCAGAAACGTCAGCCGTCTTGGTGTTGCAGCCCACCTCAGAAACGCTAGAGGCCTCGGCGTTTCTTTAGACCAGAAACTGTCAACACGTTTCCAACTTACACACAATATGAAGTTAGTAGATGTTCCAACTTGCTAGTTTGTTCCAGTACAAATTTTGATTCCAACTAGCACTTCCCATACCATAGCATTCAACCATCCGCATATCAAAAGTATAAGTAGCATGGCATGACAAGTTCACTAGTTCATAAAACTTGAAACATCATAAAACTCCATAAGACAAATTCACTAGTTCACACTTCATACTTCGAAGTACTTAAGCCAAATTCATACTTCAAACTTGAAACTCCATAAAACTCCATAAGACAAGTTCATACTTCAAACTACGTAAAACTCCATAACCCAAGTTCATACTTCAAACTTgaaactacataaaacttcataaGACAAGTTCATACTAGCATGACATGACACTAGTTCATACTTCATTTCCTCCCTCTCTTCGCAGTCATCTTGCCCTTAGTGCCGTAGCCCTCTGGAGTATTCTGCCAGCCAGGACGTCGGATGTTCCTTGAGCTAGCTCGACGTGTTTCTTCCGTCGCCTGAGTGGGTTGACTTGGCTACGGAGCATCTTCCATCTGCGAAGCCCCAAACTCAATGAAGTCCGAATCCGCGGCCTCGttgtctgactcctcttcttcttcaatctcCTCAACATGTGCTCGGCTAGAAGAAGCATGTGCTCGACTCGAAGACGGACGAGCAGAAGAGGACCGTGGACGGCTGGCAGACGGACGAGCAGAAGACTGCACATCCATCGTGTACTCCGCACGTGCCCTCACATCGGTGGATGAAACACCGTGACAAGAAAGTAAAGCCGCTAGTGTGCGGCAACGATTGACGACCTTCTGCGCAAGGAAAATATAATGACATGTTAATATGCTAACAAAGGTACGACAAAACAAAGGTTAACAAGGCATCAAACCTGTAGAGTAGTTCTAACAAGCCCGTCCGTTTGTGGACATGGGGCACGGCCAAGGACCACGTTACtatcgttgatacatctccatagctccGTGCCCTGGATAAAACACATGTGACATACCACCCACGAATAAATGACACTTGTTCATATTTTAAAGGAGGGACGTACCACTCGGTCATGTAGAGGACCATAGTCAAGATGCGCTCCAACTGTCTCCCTAATTGAATTATTGAATGCAGCATCAGCAGCCTCACTCGGCAGTAAGTCCAAGCAATCGGAACGAGTCCAGGCAGCCTTATGGataactctgtactctgtacgcATCCACTCCAAATGCCTCAAGTATGCCGGCTCGTCAGTGTCGAGTGTTTGATCATTTTCAACTCGATGTTGTCTCTgagcattccacatgtccacccaactcatgtggtgctcctcccaattGATGACAGTCTTATTACTTTGACGGTTTGTCCTACAAAGCATTAGAATACTACATCAGTTTCATTTTTCGTGTTAGACATTGATCAACAGGAGAAACACGTGATACAAAATACTCACTTATGTAGCTTCACACTTGTCTCGACGTAATCCAGTGGGGTGCGTTTGAAAGTGCGTGCTATGCccttaatcgtcttttggtgttaatgacaacacatacataggaaactaatcccatttgttgagtgtatctcaggatggcaagtactttagtagattgagatttatgtgccaaaggttgcctgaaaagattggtgatttatatttcgagaaggctcgggattaagaagagatgatgtagagtagtctttttagtttactgatattgagtatagggatcccgcactattaagaggggatcacaggctttgcgataaacttgctcataccacatctctacaatcttaccaaacaccacatactatccACCCTGTTTTCAGTTCAATACATGTccaattgcctcggacatccggctccctccgaacgtccgagggccggacgtccggctggcttcggaaatccgcagacaggcaccagaagtttgtgcggcttatatctcggaaatccggctccctccggacgtccgagggccggacgtccggccaagctccggaaatccggaagtctacaccagtagaatttgtgctctatatctcggaaatccggcttcctccggacgtccgagcgccggacgtccgacccccatcggaaatccggaagccaccaccagtagaaattgtgctgtataacacggacttccggtccactccggacgtccatggtgatgaattcaaatatgttcaggcacatctacaggcctcggacgaccgacccctgtcggacgtccgaccgctgatgaattcagaagagttctagtcgtgcctacaggtctcggacgaccgacccctgtcggacgtccggcccctcacggacgctcggagttccgacaagtgtcggacgtccggaccctgtgtggcttattgcacctccaacggctggatttcactccacactataaatactcttctcccacctcgtgaaagggtgttcaacacaactaagatacatccaagaacacctttcctctcactcactcttgtctacaccaaatcctagatcccaagagcatttgtgagtccttttgagtgttgttccaatcaaaagatagatagtctccctctcctccttcccaccaaagtgatttgtgatttgagcaagttttgagcaatccccgtgatcttgttactcttggaggttggagactcctaggcggtaggagtcttcggagaggaatcaaaccattgtgatatcccccggaaagtttgtgaaggtttggaagccacctcaaggcttaccactagtggttgagaaacgccttcgtggagttacctcaaagggagaatagggtgagccttcgtggcattggtgtgccttcgtggtaacatccgcccctctaacggtgacgtagcttccctccaaggaagtgaacatcgggatacatccttgtctctctcggagtttcggttattcctaaccctaactctctacttgtgttaatccttattacatacttgtatttgattattgtttaccgcttgccttgcttcactcctaatagcttactctttgtcatagcaattattaggcttacactcatattctgcactttagcctaaaattgctaagtaattattaaaatttggatttgtacctattcaccccccctctaggtccatctcgatccttttcaattggtatcagagcctcgtgctctatttgtgtggcttaaccgtcctagagcgagatggacatggatccagctacggtagctccagtgcagagggacgggacttccgcggaagtcaagtctttcacctctgaggacctggaacgggcccttgccaagcaaaaagaggagcatgatgcttctcttgagtccataattcaaatgagactagcatcactaaccacggggacaaccacgtccccgagggcctcagggccccacgtgcacggtacctcatttggccaacctcctccggagaggaaccaaaccagtgtttcaTGGctctatgctagatctcaaattgagaaatctaagtacaatcctggaggaaaacctcctttgcttcatgacaattccgattttgctttgtggagagttggtatgcaggatcatcttaggtacgccaatgatgagatgctggacatcctcgagcatgggtacaatcccgttgatccaagatgcctcacgcccagagaaacttatgacaagcatctcaatgacactgcgatcatgtgcataagaaaaggaatgaatgacaagcaacgaagaccttacattcacatcacaagtgccaaggaattgtgggacaacatcataaggaccaagaccggtacctccactcttcggcttgctcaatatgaaattgccaaggggcaattacagaatttctgtatggaacagggtgaatctcccaagcaactactagaacggctcatgactctcgccgcagacattgagtcatgtgactgtgacaagacgcaagatggtttcaatctgaccaagagatttcttgtggacaagttacttcacgctcttgctccatatcaccatcaaatggtatgggacatgagacaacatcatgctttcaaagaaatgactacagatgacatcatatccactttccaattatttgaagagtccaaggcaaatgcaacaaagcacctagccatgcatggcacctcaacatcaaagatcaatcttgctttgaaagccaagcatgagtatgacgaagaagaaagtgaagaagaagaaggtgatgatgactgtcaagatggtgatgacgttgactctgatgaaagcccatcgtttgagacattgctctctttgtgaagaagttcagtgcaggaaagttcaagggaagattcccaaagaagaaggtaaggaaatgctataactgtgaggaaaccaaccacttctccaatgactgcccttatgagaagagagaagacaaaccaaggtttccaaagacctttgtaaagaagaagttgccaaaccctatgaactccaagtccaagaggacagatggaagagcaatggttgcacaagaagaatcagatccagaagatgttggtggagttgccggagtagctcaagatacacagagtaccttgaggctagtcaacaaaagtggtgatgttgttcactacaactatatgaaggactacaagggcaacgctcacaagtgtttgatggcaaagactgccatgggagatggggaagaccaaagctcccatgataaggttaaggtaaccccacggttaaactctttcagtctagtttctaccccttctgatgagtatcttgatgcggaagatcactatgaggataatgatttagatcatcccatgtttgctaaaatgaacaaatttatgtgctctcttaaaggaaagaagctcactatgtttcgcatacttatggaaatggtgagtaagcacaccaataccatcaaggaactcgaaaccctcgtcactgaggagaaggagagaaatgaactccttgagcagaaagtcctttatgaggaagcaaaaaatgatgcattatgttcaaaagtaggtgaaaaccttgataaacatgctaatgatcttgcctccttgaaaaaggctgaaaatgtgtgcagagaattactaaatgataaagaccgacttgtgaactctcatgcttctctttttaaggactgtgagcgtctatccttgtctctcaaagataaGGAAgaaaaactcactgttcttacaaagagctttgaggcacttaaggtcacttatcttgacactctagctaaggcctattcctcacctattatcaatgttgatacctgcactactaaccctagtagtgaactgacatctatccttgaggaaaactgttcgttaagggcacagctagacagaggtctcatgacatgtgcacaaggacaaaagactctcaatgagatcttaagtcgacacaatggaggtgtcgccaaggaagggcttgggttcaacccaagcactgccaagaaaagtgcatctcctctcaagtgtaccactcctcttaaggaaatatttgtaccagagggacacacggagaaaggtaaagttgtgagtggatcggccactaggggttcatcTACTCACAAcacgacaaccgaattcatgccgccatcctatgtactacgcaaatcaaaggaaggagaggtcta
This genomic stretch from Hordeum vulgare subsp. vulgare chromosome 6H, MorexV3_pseudomolecules_assembly, whole genome shotgun sequence harbors:
- the LOC123402382 gene encoding uncharacterized protein LOC123402382, which produces MARSAMSGLVLLLLCATCRLALGITDGLLANGNFERGPQPSQLRGTQVVGASSIPSWRTSGFVEYIPSGQKQGDMVLVVPEGAYAVRLGNEASIAQRLRGAVPGARYSLTFSAARTCAQAERLNVSASGQSGVLVMQTMYSSNGWDSYSWAWDASADEVEVVVHNPGVTEDPACGPLIDSVAIKTLTPPRRTNKNLVKNGDFEEGPYIIPGTKWGVLIPSRTVDEHSPLPGWMVESLKAVKYIDSDHFAVPRGRRAVELLAGRESAIAQVIRTVPGKQYALSFSVGDASNTCRGSLMVEAYAGRESAKVPYESAGQGGAAKRAVLPFRATSPRTRVVFFSSFYNTRTDDMSSLCGPVIDDVAVVSVRARHPKRA